A region from the Phaenicophaeus curvirostris isolate KB17595 chromosome 28, BPBGC_Pcur_1.0, whole genome shotgun sequence genome encodes:
- the TMIGD2 gene encoding LOW QUALITY PROTEIN: transmembrane and immunoglobulin domain-containing protein 2 (The sequence of the model RefSeq protein was modified relative to this genomic sequence to represent the inferred CDS: deleted 1 base in 1 codon): MGAGMWRLGVLIPLVGAGTLQVSQDPSELQVTAGSRVALGCQVLVAEPWDLLRMEWVKDGEPGVLCATRLRPTTPISSSNCTSHHRLAWQPPCATLSLRQAQGDDAGRYLCHVTLEIPHRSTATGNGTLLSVSTAADGGYQTGLAWRLAGSLGGTALLLGLVLLIRRCWRSNSGAGIYLNVLPPSARARKKLLPPSMVMENTYQGELRCTRGPPVPPRP, from the exons ATGGGCGCTGGGATGTGGAGGCTTGGGGTCCTCATCCCCCTTGTTGGTG CAGGCACCCTGCAGGTGAGCCAAGATCCAAGTGAGCTGCAAGTGACAGCGGGCAGCAGGGTGGCCCTGGGGTGCCAGGTGCTGGTGGCTGAGCCCTGGGACCTGCTGCGGATGGAGTGGGTGAAGGACGGAGAGCCTGGGGTGCTGTGTGCCACCCGCCTGCGCCCCACCacc cccatctcctcctccaacTGCACCAGCCACCACCGCCTGGCCTGGCAGCCGCCCTGTGCCACCCTCAGCCTGCGCCAGGCACAAGGGGACGACGCCGGGCGCTACCTCTGCCACGTCACCCTCGAGATCCCCCACCGCAGCACAGCCACCGGCAACGGCACCCTGCTCAGCGTCAGCACAG cagctgatggagGATATCAGACAG GGCTGGCGTGGAGGCTGgcagggtccctggggggcacGGCTCTCCTCCTGGGGCTGGTTCTCCTCATCCGCCGGTGCTGGCGCAGCAACTCAG GTGCAGGCATCTACCTGAACGTGCTGCCCCCCTCAGCGAGGGCCCGCAAGAAGCTGCTGCCCCCCTCCATGGTGATGGAGAACACATACCAGGGGGAGCTGCGGTGCACTCGgggtccccctgtccccccccggCCCTGA
- the FSD1 gene encoding fibronectin type III and SPRY domain-containing protein 1 isoform X2, which yields MGDQEAVRKIITTLAVKNEEIQNFIYSLKQMMQNVEANSSRAQEDLESEFQSLYTLLDELKDEMLMKIKQDRASRTYELQAQLAACAKALESSEELLEAANQALETANHHDFPQAAKQIKDSVTMAPAFRLSLKAKVSDNMSHLMVDFAQERRLLQALTFLPVPSTPEIDLAESLVADNCVTLAWRMPDEDSKIDHYVLEYRKTNFEGPPRAKEDQPWMVIEGIKATEYTLSGLKFDMKYMNFRVRACNKAVAGEFSEPVTLETRAFMFRLDASTCHQNLRVEELSVEWDATGGKVQDVKAREKDSKGRTASPANSPARVVQSPKRMPSGRGGRDRFTAESYTVLGDTLIDADDHYWEVRYDRDSKAFGVGVAYRSLGKFDQLGKTSASWCLHLNNWLQVSFCAKHANKAKVLDVPVPDCIGVYCNFHEGFLSFYNARTKQLLHTFKAKFTQPVLPAFTVWCGSFHVSSGLQVPSAVKCLQKRNSTASSSNASLP from the exons ATGGGAGACCAG GAGGCTGTGCGGAAGATCATCACCACCCTGGCCGTGAAGAATGAGGAGATCCAGAACTTCATCTACTCCCTCAAGCAGATGATGCAAAATGTGGAG GCCAACTCGTCACGGGCGCAGGAGGACTTGGAGAGCGAGTTCCAGTCGCTGTACACACTGCTGGATGAGCTGAAGGACGAGATGCTGATGAAGATCAAGCAGGACCGTGCCAGCCGCACCTACGAGCTCCAG GCCCAGCTGGCAGCGTGTGCCAAGGCCCTGGAGAGCtcggaggagctgctggaggcagcAAACCAGGCCCTGGAGACAGCCAACCACCACGATTTCCCCCAG GCTGCCAAACAGATCAAGGATAG CGTGACGATGGCACCCGCCTTCCGCCTCTCCCTCAAGGCCAAGGTGAGCGACAACATGAGCCACTTGATGGTGGATTTTGCCCAGGAACGCCGCCTGCTCCAGGCCCTCACTTTTCTGCCAG TGCCCAGCACCCCCGAGATCGACCTGGCGGAGTCGCTGGTGGCCGATAACTGTGTGACGCTGGCCTGGAGGATGCCTGACGAAGACAGCAAGATCGACCACTACGTCCTGGAGTATCGCAAGACCAACTTTGAGGGGCCGCCACGAGCCAAGGAGGACCAGCCCTGGATGGTGATCGAGGGCATTAAGGCCACCGAGTACACCCTTTCTG GGCTGAAGTTTGATATGAAATACATGAATTTTCGGGTACGGGCATGTAACAAGGCTGTGGCGGGCGAGTTCTCCGAGCCAGTCACTTTGGAAACGAGAG CATTCATGTTTCGGCTGGATGCCAGCACGTGCCACCAGAACCTGCGGGTGGAAGAGCTCAGCGTGGAGTGGGATGCCACGGGTGGCAAGGTACAGGACGTCAAGGCGCGTGAGAAGGACAGCAAGGGCAGGACGGCCTCACCTGCCAACTCACCTGCCAG GGTGGTCCAGTCGCCCAAGAGGATGCCCTCAGGACGTGGGGGCAGAGATCGCTTCACCGCCGAGTCCTACACGGTTCTGG GTGACACGCTGATCGATGCCGACGACCACTACTGGGAGGTGCGGTACGACCGGGACAGCAAAGCTTTCGGTGTAGGGGTGGCATATCGCAGCCTGGGCAAATTCGATCAACTGGGCAAGACCTCAGCCTCTTGGTGCCTCCACCTCAACAACTGGCTGCAGGTCAGCTTCTGTGCCAAGCACGCCAACAAGGCCAAGGTGTTGGATGTGCCCGTGCCCGACTGCATCGGCGTCTACTGCAACTTCCACGAAG GGTTCCTGTCCTTCTACAACGCCAGGACCAAGCAGCTGCTCCACACCTTCAAGGCCAAGTTCACGCAGCCGGTGCTGCCGGCCTTCACG GTCTGGTGCGGCAGCTTCCACGTCTCCTCAGGCTTGCAGGTGCCCAGCGCCGTGAAATGCCTCCAGAAACGCAACAGCACGGCCAGCAGCTCCAACGCCAGCCTGCCCTAG
- the FSD1 gene encoding fibronectin type III and SPRY domain-containing protein 1 isoform X1, with product MGDQAGQEAVRKIITTLAVKNEEIQNFIYSLKQMMQNVEANSSRAQEDLESEFQSLYTLLDELKDEMLMKIKQDRASRTYELQAQLAACAKALESSEELLEAANQALETANHHDFPQAAKQIKDSVTMAPAFRLSLKAKVSDNMSHLMVDFAQERRLLQALTFLPVPSTPEIDLAESLVADNCVTLAWRMPDEDSKIDHYVLEYRKTNFEGPPRAKEDQPWMVIEGIKATEYTLSGLKFDMKYMNFRVRACNKAVAGEFSEPVTLETRAFMFRLDASTCHQNLRVEELSVEWDATGGKVQDVKAREKDSKGRTASPANSPARVVQSPKRMPSGRGGRDRFTAESYTVLGDTLIDADDHYWEVRYDRDSKAFGVGVAYRSLGKFDQLGKTSASWCLHLNNWLQVSFCAKHANKAKVLDVPVPDCIGVYCNFHEGFLSFYNARTKQLLHTFKAKFTQPVLPAFTVWCGSFHVSSGLQVPSAVKCLQKRNSTASSSNASLP from the exons ATGGGAGACCAG GCCGGGCAGGAGGCTGTGCGGAAGATCATCACCACCCTGGCCGTGAAGAATGAGGAGATCCAGAACTTCATCTACTCCCTCAAGCAGATGATGCAAAATGTGGAG GCCAACTCGTCACGGGCGCAGGAGGACTTGGAGAGCGAGTTCCAGTCGCTGTACACACTGCTGGATGAGCTGAAGGACGAGATGCTGATGAAGATCAAGCAGGACCGTGCCAGCCGCACCTACGAGCTCCAG GCCCAGCTGGCAGCGTGTGCCAAGGCCCTGGAGAGCtcggaggagctgctggaggcagcAAACCAGGCCCTGGAGACAGCCAACCACCACGATTTCCCCCAG GCTGCCAAACAGATCAAGGATAG CGTGACGATGGCACCCGCCTTCCGCCTCTCCCTCAAGGCCAAGGTGAGCGACAACATGAGCCACTTGATGGTGGATTTTGCCCAGGAACGCCGCCTGCTCCAGGCCCTCACTTTTCTGCCAG TGCCCAGCACCCCCGAGATCGACCTGGCGGAGTCGCTGGTGGCCGATAACTGTGTGACGCTGGCCTGGAGGATGCCTGACGAAGACAGCAAGATCGACCACTACGTCCTGGAGTATCGCAAGACCAACTTTGAGGGGCCGCCACGAGCCAAGGAGGACCAGCCCTGGATGGTGATCGAGGGCATTAAGGCCACCGAGTACACCCTTTCTG GGCTGAAGTTTGATATGAAATACATGAATTTTCGGGTACGGGCATGTAACAAGGCTGTGGCGGGCGAGTTCTCCGAGCCAGTCACTTTGGAAACGAGAG CATTCATGTTTCGGCTGGATGCCAGCACGTGCCACCAGAACCTGCGGGTGGAAGAGCTCAGCGTGGAGTGGGATGCCACGGGTGGCAAGGTACAGGACGTCAAGGCGCGTGAGAAGGACAGCAAGGGCAGGACGGCCTCACCTGCCAACTCACCTGCCAG GGTGGTCCAGTCGCCCAAGAGGATGCCCTCAGGACGTGGGGGCAGAGATCGCTTCACCGCCGAGTCCTACACGGTTCTGG GTGACACGCTGATCGATGCCGACGACCACTACTGGGAGGTGCGGTACGACCGGGACAGCAAAGCTTTCGGTGTAGGGGTGGCATATCGCAGCCTGGGCAAATTCGATCAACTGGGCAAGACCTCAGCCTCTTGGTGCCTCCACCTCAACAACTGGCTGCAGGTCAGCTTCTGTGCCAAGCACGCCAACAAGGCCAAGGTGTTGGATGTGCCCGTGCCCGACTGCATCGGCGTCTACTGCAACTTCCACGAAG GGTTCCTGTCCTTCTACAACGCCAGGACCAAGCAGCTGCTCCACACCTTCAAGGCCAAGTTCACGCAGCCGGTGCTGCCGGCCTTCACG GTCTGGTGCGGCAGCTTCCACGTCTCCTCAGGCTTGCAGGTGCCCAGCGCCGTGAAATGCCTCCAGAAACGCAACAGCACGGCCAGCAGCTCCAACGCCAGCCTGCCCTAG